CCTTCCTCGTCCACAGTATAGCCCATGGGATCGTCAATGTAGGCATTGATTTCTTTGCGATACGTCGAAACAATGCGACGGATGAACTCCGGGGGACGCATGCGGCCTTCAATTTTGAAGGAATAGACACCTGCCTGAATGAGGTCCGGAATGTTGCGGTACATGCACATATCCTTGAGAGCCAGCTTGTAGGGGCCGGGGCTGTCGGCATCCAGCACCTCTTCCGTATCCTCGTCGATGAGCTGGAATGCCCAGCGACAGGCCTTGAGACAGCGCCCGCGATTGCCGCTCTGCCCGAAGAGCACGCCGGAGTGGATGCACTGGCCGCTTTCGGATATGCACATGTCGCCGTGCATGAAGTATTCAATCTCCAGACCCGTGCGCTCCTTGAAGAGAGAGAGCTCGGAGAGCGTCATCTCACGGCCGACCACGATGCGCGTGATGCCGTACTCCTTCATCTTTTCAATGGCGCCTTCATTGTGCGTATTCATCATGACCGAGGTATGGATGGGAATGTCGATGCCAAGCTTCTGCTTGAGCGCAAGCACGGCGAAATCCTGCACGAGGATCGCGTCCGGCTTGATCTCGTTGAGGTATTGGAGATATTCCTTTAAAGGCTCAACCTCCTCTTCGCTGATTAAATTATTGAGTGTGATATAGAGCTGCACGCCGCGCTCATGTGTATATTCGACGGCTTTTTTGAGCATTTCGTTATCAAAGTTGAAATCGCCTTCATGCAGGCGCATATTGAAGTGTTTGCCGCCCAGGTAGATGGCATCCGCCCCGGCATCGACACCGGCTATGAGGGCATCGAATGTACCGGCGGGAGCGAGCAGCTCAACAGACTTCCGATGTAAAAGCATAAAAGAACTCCTTCTATATAGCAGGTGCTGAAAATATCACCTAATATTTAAGATACAACCACTAATATATCATTTTTTTCAAAAATAATAAAGGGGTTTTCTATTAGATGTCGTTTATGGCTGTAGGTTTACAATAGATATGTTACACAAGTAAATGAAAAGAAAGCCTTTTTGTGATATGCTCTATCTACGAAAACAAACCATACACAAAGGAGGCTTTCTCATGAAGAGCATAACACAGGACCTCAAGTATTATCAAGCGATTCTTTCCTACGCAGATAAGCACGGCGTCACAAAGGCTGCCATCAAGTACCGTACCTATCGCCAATTCATCTACCGACTGCGCAACCGCTACGATGGTACTTTGGAATCCCTTGCCCCTAAGTCTCGTCGTCCACATCATCATCCCAACGAGCACGCAGACGAGGAGATCGCTCTCATTCGTCGGATGCGCAAACGTCACACCAATACAGGTCTTGTCCGCTTCTGGGTGTGCCTACGCAAAAAGGGCTATACTCGATCCATCGCAGGTCTTTACCGCTGCATGAGACGCCTCGGGCTCCAAACGGTCAAACCCAAGAAGCCCGCATATAAACCAAAACCCTATAAGCAGGCAACCTTCCCCGGAGAAAAGGTACAGATTGATGTCAAAGTCGTTCCCTCTGCCTGCATTGTTGGAGATGCAAAGGAACAGGGCGAGAAAATGTACCAATATACAGCCATTGATGAATGTACGCGTTTCCGCTTTATCGCAGCATTTAAGGAGCAATCCACCTACTCGTCCATGCGCTTCCTGCAGCAGCTGATCCAACGTTTCCCGTTCAAGATACACAAGGTACAAACGGATAATGGAGTGGAATTTACGAAGCGTTTCCAAGCGGCAGATGAGGAAAATCTGACGCTGTTTGAAAGAGAACTGAAGCGCCTTGGCATTGCGCATCAGAAGATTCGCCCCTATACCCCGAGACATAACGGTAAGGTAGAGCGTTCACATCGAAAGGACAACGAGGAGTTTTACGCCACGCATACGTTTTATTCGTTTGAGGATTTCAAGGTGCAGCTTGCCCGACGCAACAGGGAGTATAACAACTTCCCTATGCGTCCCCTCGGATGGAAGTCTCCTCGTGAGGCGCTTTCTCTGCTCCTCTCTTGTGTAACATATGATTGACAAACCTACATTTTCTATTAGATGTCGTTTATGGCTTGTAGGATTACAATAGATGTGAGACTGGAACAGGATATACAAAAGCGATGAAATCCTTTAGAATGTGTTTAGCACCAACAACATGACCAAAGGAGGTTTCATCGCCATGTCCAGTATAACACAAATCAAACGCTATCTGCCACATGAACTTAAGACACGCATCTATGCCGTCCAGCTTTATCGCCATGAAGAGGATATATCCTTTGTCTGCCGTCGTTACAAAATCTCCAAAGCCTCACTTATGCGTTGGAACAAAAAATATGACGGCACGCCGGAATCCTTGATGGACAAATCCCATCGACCACACACACAACACCCGAAAGCACATACCGAAGAGGAACAAACTTGGATTTGCAACCTCCATAGGCGCAACCCGCATATTTCCGTCGGAGAAATGTATGGTAAACTCAAAATGCACAAAGGCTATCAACGCCACCCGGGCTCGCTCTACCGCGTACTTATCCGTCTTGGCTTGCGTCCGTCACGCACCGACACCAAAACAGCATCCAGGAAACCGCAGCCCTATCATACCCCGCAACAACCCGGCGTAAAATGGCAGATGGATGTCAAATATGTTCCCTCTGCCTGTTATGTCGGAAGTACGCCACAAGCATTTTTTCAGTACACCGTTATAGACGAGGCCTCCCGCGAGCGTTACATCCATCCCTATGAAGAGGTTAGCAGTGCCTCCACTTGCGATTTCCTGCTCCGTGCAATCACCTTTTTCGGCTACCAGCCGCAGACCCTCCAGACTGACAATGGTCCGGAGTTTGCCCACACGTGCAAGACAGAACGAGTCCACCCGCTTGATGCTCTCTGCGAGAAACTCGGTATCCGGCACAAACGCATCCGACCTCGAACACCACGGCATAATGGGAAGGTGGAACGCAGCCACAGGAACGATCAGGAGCGATTTTACAACAAACTGAAATTCTTCTCCCTCGATGATTTGAAAGAGCAAATGCGCCGTTATCTCCATCGATCTAATCGCATTCCCACCAAGGTTCTCGGATGGAAGTCTCCTTTCGAGAAACGCAAGGAACTGCTGCAAGAATATCCGGTAGTCAAAGCTAAGAGAATTACAGTGGATGCTATGACATTTATTTATGGGTCTCCCGCTTCTTAAATTTTCGGTCTCACATCATTGACATTCCTACATTTTCTATTAGATGTCGTTTATGGCTGTAGGTTTGTCTCTTTTGGAGAAAACGATTGACAAGAATCCTTTTTCTGTGATATAGTCGTACGGTAATGCACGGGAAGGTGCATTTTCCCCAACCGCACGACGAGGCGCCGCGGGCAGAAAAGGCGTGAGCCTGCCGTAGTCGGCGAGTACACAACTCAGGGAGGTGTTTTCATGTACGCAGTTATTAAAACGGGCGGTAAGCAGTATCGCGTTCAGGAGGGCGATGTCCTCTTCGTAGAGAAGCTTGCAGCTGAAGCCGGTGAGACGGTCGTCTTCGATGAGGTCTTGACGGTCGCTGACGGCGATAACGTTAAGATCGGCACACCGGTCGTTGCCGGAGCCAAGGTTTCGGCGAAGGTCGAGGCGCAGGGCAAGGCGAAGAAGATCCTTGTCTTCAAGTACAAGGCAAAGGCTAACTACCGCCGTCGTCAGGGCCATCGTCAGCCTTATACGAAAGTCACGATCGAAAAGATTGAGGCGTAATGATTGAAGTTTGCCTGTATCGGCAAAACGGCAGAATCACGGGGTATGATGTCACCGGGCACAGCGGAACGGCTGACCATGGTTTTGACATCGTTTGCGCGGGCATATCGAGCCTGGCACAGACTGCCCTTTTAGGGTTAGGGATGCATCTGCATCGCAAGGTGGATTATCACGTAGCGAGCGGAGACCTCCATGTAGAGCTCTTAGAGGCACCCGATGAAAAAACAGATGCCATATTGGAGACGATGCTATTGGGCATACGGGAGATTGTGAAGCTCCGGCCCGAAGCAGTACGGCTTCTCGAGAATGAATCTGGGAGGTGAGATGAATGTTCACTTTTGATTTACAGCTGTTCGCTCATAAGAAGGGTGTTTCCAGCACTCGTAACGGCCGCGACAGTGAGTCCAAGCGCCTTGGCGTCAAGGAGCAGGCCGGTACGGTCGTCACGGCCGGCAGCATTCTCGTTCGTCAGCGAGGCACGCACTTCCATCCTGGTCATAATGTCGGCATCGGTAAGGACGATACGTTGTTCGCCAAGATTGCCGGTAAGGTCGCTTTCGAGAGAAAGGGCAAGTACCAGCGTCAGGTCAGTGTTTACGCTGCTGAATAATGATGTGAAAAAAGCTGTTGCATTGTTTTTGTGCAACAGCTTTTTTGCTTATGATAATATTTCGGAGAAATAAACATGCAGTTTATTGACAGAGCAAAAATTCATGTGAAGGCAGGTGACGGCGGGCATGGGAAATCCGCGTTCCGCCGTGAGAAATTCATAGCGAAGGGCGGTCCCTCCGGCGGCGACGGCGGCCGCGGAGCCGACGTCATCCTGCGCGTCGTCGATAACATGAATACGCTTCTCGACTTCCGGTATCACCGCAAGTTCACAGGGGATAACGGCGGAAACGGCGACATCAAAAACATGTACGGCAAGTCGGCATCGCCCTGCATTATCAACGTGCCGGCGGGCACCATTGTGCGTGATGCCGATACGAATGAGCTCTTAGCCGACCTCACGGAGATTGGACAGGAAGCTGTCGTCGCCAAGGGCGGGCGCGGCGGCCGAGGCAATGCGAAGTTTGCGAACTCGGCGAATCGCGCGCCAACGTTTGCGGAGTTCGGTGAGCCCGGCGAGGGACGCACGCTTCTTTTGGAGCTGAAGCTCTTGGCAGATGTGGGCCTCTTGGGGTATCCGAGTGTGGGAAAATCGAGCCTCATACGTTCCGTGTCGGCAGCGCGTCCGGAGGTCGCGGACTATCACTTCACGACGCTCGTGCCCGTACTCGGTGTTGTCGAGACGGACTACGAGGATCGATTCGTCATGGCGGACATCCCGGGACTCATTGAAGGCGCCGCCGACGGGGCGGGGCTCGGGCATGACTTCCTGCGTCACGTCGAGCGCACCCGTCTCCTCCTGCACGTCGTCGATGCCTCGGCACTGGAAGGACGTGATCCTGTCGAGGACTACAGGAAAATCAACGCGGAGCTCTTAAAGCACAGCGAAAAGCTGTCCCGCCGTCCGCAGGTGCTCGTCGCCAATAAGATGGACATCCCGGAGGCGGCGGAGCATCTGCCCGCGCTAAGGCGGTTGGCACAGTCAGAGGGCATTGAAATTTTCTCGATTTCGGCAGCGACAGGGGAGGGCGTCAAGGAGCTCATTGATCATGTGGCGGCTCGTCTCAAAGAGCCGATGCCTGTCGAGGAGGAGAGTGAGAAGACGGAGGGCGTCGTCTACGATGCGGATGCTGAGGCGGAGGATGATAAGATTACGATCACTCGTAACGATGCGGGCGATTACATCGTCCATGGCAAGTCGATCGAGAAGCTCGTAGCCATGACGAATTTTGCCAACGATGAAGCGCTGCGCCGCTTTCAATATATTTGGCGCATCAAGGGACTTGACGCGAAACTTCGTGAGCAGGGGATCGTAGAAGGGAAGACGGTGCGCATAGGCGACATGGAATTTGAGTATCAGGAGTAACGATATTGAAACGTAATACATTAACCGGAAAGCAGAAGCGATTCCTGCGTTCGCTCGGCGTTACAATGGATCCCGTTGTAATGATCGGCAAGGAAGGCGTGACTCCGGCGGTTGTGGAGTCTGCCAAGGCAGCCATCAAAAAGCGCGAGCTCATCAAGCTTCGCGTGCTGCAGAATGCGGAGGAAGAGCCCGCCGATGTGCTCGAAGTGATGGCGGAGCGCGTAGATGCCGATCTCGTGCAGATCATCGGGCGCAACGGGCTGCTCTTTAAGAGGAACTTTGATAAGCCGAACATTGAATTGCCGTAAGGAAGCGGTCACTATGGCGCATCGTACACAACTTAAAAATGCAAAGCGTATTGTTGTCAAGGTCGGTACATCCACACTTTTTTTGGAAAACGGCAAGCCCGATCTCTATCGCATTGAGCACTTAATACGCGAGCTTTCCGCCCTTCGGAATGAAGGACGGGAGGTCATCTTTGTCAGTTCGGGCGCGATTGCCTATGGCATGAATGAAGCGGGGATGCGGGAAAAACCTGCGGATATCCCGAAGAAGCAGGCGCTTGCCGCCATCGGTCAGAGCGGTCTCATGCACCTTTACAAGCGATTTTTCGCGGACTATGGGCAGACGACGGCGCAGGTTCTGCTGACAAAGGAAAATGCCGCTCGTCACCACCAGTATACGAACTCCCGAAACGCGCTTCTATCCCTGTTAGAGCTTGGCGTGATTCCCGTCATTAACGAAAACGATGTCGTTGCCATCGACGAAATAAAGATCGGAGACAATGATAATTTATCGGCGACGGTCGCGGTGCTCACCGACGCGGACGCGCTTTTGATTCTCTCCGATATCGACGGCGTCTACACAGGCAATCCGAGCAAGGATAAAGACGCGCGCCGCATCGAGGAGATCTTGGAGATCACGCCGGAAATCGAAAGGATGGCAGGCGGAGCGGGATCATCCTTCGGTACGGGCGGCATGGCGACGAAGATCGAGGCGGCCCGCATCGCGCTGAACGCGGGCGTCACGATGGTCATTGCCAAGGGGAGCGATGACGAGGTAATACGGCGTGTGTTCTCCGGAGATGTGCTCGGGACGATCTTCCCCGCGCGCGAAGCCCATCTTCGCACGCGGCAGAACTGGCTCGCCTTCGGCAAGCGCATCGAGGGAACGATCGCTGTGGATGAGGGCTGCGCAAATGCCATTCTCACAGGCAAATCCAGCCTTCTGGCCGCGGGAATCGTCTCGGTGGAGGGGGACTTTCCCGCCGGCAGCAGCGTTCGCATTCTTGCGCCATCAGGGCAGGAAATCGGCCGCGGCATCACGAATTATAACGCAAGTGATATGGAAAAGATCAAAGGCTTGAAAAGCCGGGATTTTAAGGCGATTTTGGGAGCGTCGGCGCGCGATGAGGTCATTCATCGGGATAATCTCGTCCTCCTGGCGCAGGGAATGGAGGCGGCTGCATGGCGATAGATGATGAAGTACGACGAATAGCGGGCGAGGCGAAGGCGGCCGGCCGCACGCTTGCCGCTGCCGCACCGGAGCGGAAAAACGCCGCGCTGGAGCAGATGGCGGATGCTCTTATAGAGCGGGCGGAGCTCATACTCGCGGCAAATGCCGAGGATATGGAGAAGGCTCGCAAAAATCCCGATATGAAACACTCGTATCTCGATCGGCTGCTGCTAGATGAGAATCGCATCCGCCAGATGGCAGAGGGACTGCGCCAGGCGGCCAAGCTACCCGATCCCGTCGGTCGGGTGGACTTCTCCGAGGTACGTCCCAATGGGCTGGAGATACGCCGCGTACGCGTGCCGCTCGGCGTCATAGGCATCATCTACGAGGCGCGTCCCAATGTGACGGCGGATGCGGCAGGTCTCTGCATCAAATCGGGAAACGCTGTCGTCCTGCGCGGAGGGTCGGATGCGCTTTCCTCCAATCAGGCGATTGTTGAAATCCTGCAGGCGGCGATTGAAAAGGCCGGCTTCCCGAAGGAGTGCATCGGCTTTTTAGCGAGCGCGGATCGCAGCGCGGTGGGCGTGCTCCTGCAGGCACGCGGTCTTGTGGATGTCATCATTCCCCGCGGCGGTGCGGGGCTGATCCGGCGTGTGCTTGAGGAGAGCGCCGTGCCCGTCATAGAGACGGGCAGCGGTATATGTCACACGTATATCGATGCGGGGGCGGATCACGATATCGCGATTGCGGTCTCCCTTAACGCGAAGACATCGCGTCCCTCCGTGTGCAACGCGATGGAAACGCTTCTCGTGCATCAGGATGAGGTTTCCATCCTGCCTGCGCTCATCCGCGCCATGCAGGAAAAGGGTGTGGAGATACGCGGATGCGCGCGGACACGCACGCTGGTTCCCGAGATCGGGGAGGCGACCGAGGAGGATTGGGCGACGGAGTATGACGAGCTCATCCTGTCGGTGAAGGTCGTCGAGGATATCGACGCGGCAATCGCGCATATCAATCGATACAACACGCAGCACTCGGAAACCATCATGACGAACGATCTCAAGCGGGCACATCGCTTTCAGACGGAGGTGGAGGCGGCTGCGGTCTATGTCAACGCTTCGACACGCTTTACGGACGGCTTCGAGTTCGGCTTCGGAGCGGAGATCGGCATCAGCACGCAGAAGCTCCACGCGCGAGGCCCGATGGGGCTCAATGAGCTCACGACGACGAAGTATCTCGTCTACGGTGAAGGGCAGATTCGTCTGTGAGACGTGTGGCCGGCTATTTGCGGAGCCTGTACCGCTATTATCGATACGATAAAAAGGGTCGGTTTGATTTTTTCGATCAGCTGAAGGCGATTGCGATTATCCTGCTGACCATAGGAATCGTGTGCATTTTATTCTATATACTGTAGTAGAGGAGGGGAACGCATGGCGAAGGAACGTGTCGGCATTATGGGCGGTACGTTTGACCCGATTCACAATGGCCATTTGGTGATCGCGGAGTCGGTGCGGGATGCGTTTTCCCTTTCCAAGGTGATCTTCATTCCCGCCGCCGATCCGCCGCACAAGCCTGCGATGATCGATGCGGTACACCGGCTGCGCATGGTGTGGCTGGCGACGAACTCCAATCCGTATTTTCAAGTGCTGGATATCGAGCTCAAGCGGGAAGGCCCTTCCTACAGTGTGGATACGATTCAATCGCTTGTCGAGCAGTGTGAGGATCGCTGCGAGTTCTATTTTATCATCGGCGCGGATGAGCTGAACATCCTTCCGGAGTGGCATAAAATTGAAGAGCTCGTCACGCTTTGCCGCTTCATCATCGCCAAGCGCCCGGGCGTTGAGGCGGATATGAGCCGTGTCTGTGAAATGTTGGGAGAGGCGGCGCAGAGACGGTTTTACTTCTGCGATACGCCGGAGCTGGAGATTTCTTCAACGGATATACGAAAGCGTATACGGGATCGTCAGTCGGTACGCTACATCCTTCCCCAGGAAGTCGAAGCCTATGTAAGGAAAGAAGGGCTGTACCTATGACGGCAGAAGAAATGAAGGCGGAGCTGGAAAGGCGAATACTCAAGAAGCGGTATCTGCACTCCCTCGGTGTTATGCATACAGCAGTGGAGATTGCCGAACGCCTCGGGATGCCGGCGGAACAGGTCAGAACGGCAGCACTTCTGCATGATTGCGGACGGGAGATCGCCGTGGAAAACATGGTCGAAGAGGCGGAAAAGCGAGGGATCGAGGTAGGGGAAATCGAACGCGCAATGCCGCTTCTCCTGCACGCGCCGCTGGGCAGTAAAATCGCCGAAGAGGTCTACGGTGTGCAAGACCCTGTCATCCTGCAGGCGATTGCCCTCCATACGGTGGGGGCAGCTTCGATGACGGATCTCGATAAGCTCATCTATTTTGCCGATATGATTGAGCCCATGCGTAAGTATCCGGAGGTGGAGGAGCTTCGTCGCTTTGGGCGCGAAGCCTTGCTGGACGAGATGTTCTTCGCGGGGGTATCGGCTTCCATTGCCTTTGTCATTGAAAAGAAGGGGCTGCTGCACCCTGCGACCGTTGCCGCTCGAAACGCGCTCTTATTAAAGAGATAAATTCATTTGCCCGCGGAAAAAGATGAGAGAAAGGAGGGACGCCGCTGGTGACAAGCGCGAGAGAGAATATAAAGCGAAAGCGCAAAATAAAAACACAAAGACGACGTTTGAAGCTGTTTCGATTCTTTGTATTTCTGCTTTTCCTGACGATTACACTGTCCTTGTTCGGCGTTCTTTCCTACTTTATCTATGGTGTCGCGCATGAGGCGTATCAGCGTTTCGACGCGATGTATCAAGGCTACCAGGAGCGACGCCTGGAGAGAAATCAGGCGGTGGATGAAAAATTTGAAGGCTATACGAATATCCTTGTGATCGGTCTTGATGAAGGAGCGGACACCTCCGGGGTGGAGGCGACATTTGCCGATTCGCTGCTCTTTGTCAGCATGGATAATGCGACGGGGAATGTACGTGTCATCAATATTCCCGGAAATACGCTCGTCCCGTATCCCAGCGGCGTTACGGGACGGATCAACGGCCTTTATGGCATAGGAGGCCCGCCGCTTCTCGTACAGTCCGTACATCAGCTGTTGGGCGTATCGGTACACCACTACATCGCTTTATCACCTTCCGCGCTGGCCGAGCTTGTTGACATTTTGGGCGGTATCGACCTCTACGTTGAGGATGAGATGGACTACGAAGACCCGGAGAGCGGGTTGTCCATCCACATTCAGAAGGGCTATCAGCACGTTGACGGTGACACGGCGCAGAAGTATCTGCGCTATCGCGGGACGGCTCTGGGGGAGGTCGGAAGACTCTACAGGCAGCAGCGGTTTGTCAAGGCGATCTATGAGCAGAGTTTCACGGTCGATACGGTTTCGAAGATTCCCGATATCGTCCGGCTTTTTGATGAAAAGATGAAGACAAGCGCGGAGGTTTTTGATACGGCACGCCTGACGAAGGTCGTCAAGAGCCTCAACGCGCATCCTCCGCAGACGAGTCTCCTGCCTGGAGCGGTGAACGACTACGGATGGCAGCCGGATGCGGAGGCCATTGCACAGAAGATGAAAGAGCTCTTCCCTGAGCCCGTAACAGAAGAATAGGAGAATGACATTGACAGCACCGGAAATTTTGAGTAAAAAAATAGCCAAGGCGGTAAGTGATAAAAAGGCCTCGGATATCGTCATCATGGACATGAAGGCATTGACGAGTGCGACGGACTACTTTGTCGTGGCAAGCGCCAATACGGCAACGCAGGTGCGTGCGATCGCCGATCATATAGAAGATGAGCTTCGCAAGGACGACATTGACTTCCTGCACAAGGAAGGATATCGAGAGGGCGAGTGGGTTCTCTTGGATTACGGCGATGCCGTAGCGCACATCTTCATGCAGGAGGCGCGCGAGTTCTACGCGATCGAGCGACTTTGGAGCGATGCTCCGCTCACGACGTATGAGGATTGATTCCATGTCGGAAATGAAGAAATACGGCCCTTCACGCGTCGTGACCATGCGAGTGAGCCGTGTCAACGAAGTGGGCGCATTCCTCGACGCGGAGACAGGAAGCACCTCGGACGATATCCTGCTCCATGCATCGCAGCAGACAAGTCCCGTCAAAGAAGGCGACAGCGTCGAGGTATTTCTCTACCTGGACCCGAAGCGAAGACTGACCGCGAGCATGCGCACGCCGAAGCTCAAAGAGGGGCAGATCGCCCGCATGAAGGTCATGAATGTCATTCGTGACGGCGCTTTTCTGGATGTCGGCGCGGAGCGCGGAATTTTCCTCCCATTTGCGGGCATGCGCGGACGTCCGCAGGTTGGAGAGACGGTGTGGGCGAAGCTTTACACGGATAAATCGGGGCGTTTGGCGGTTACGATGGAAGTCGAGGATGAACTGCGCCGTTCCTCCAAGCCGGCGGCCGGGGTCAAGGTCGGTGACAAGCTGCACGGATCCGTCTACAACATCAATGAAAGCGGCGCGTTTCTCTTCACGGATGAGCGGTATATCGTGCATATAGCGCACAAGGAAATGCCTGTGCGGCCGAAAGTGGGCGAAGAGGCAACGGTTCGCATCACCTATATTCGAGAAGACGGCAGGCTCAACGGATCATTCCGGGAAATCAAGGAAAAAGCCATCCTGACGGATGCTGAAAATATTTTGAAAATCCTCAAGGAGCGAGGCAAGATGCCCTATGATGATAAGACCTCGCCGGAGATCATCAGCCGGAAGTTTCAGATCAGCAAAGCGGCGTTCAAACGCGCTTTGGGCCATCTCTTGAAGGAAGGACACATTGAGATGCGGGACGGCTGGACGTATATAAAAGAGAACCGGCAGGAAAGAAATTCTTTGGGATAAAAGAAGGACTTTTTCCCTTTTTAACGAATTACCCAATATAGCGATAGAAATGGGGGTCGAGTATTCATGTCAGAAGATAATGAGAAGAAGGGTATACTTCTCGAAACAGGTACGAATGAATTTGAGATCATCGAGTTCAATATAGGTGCGGTCAACTACGGTATCAACGTAGCAAAGGTTCGCGAGGTCATCAAAGCCTCCGATTTTCCCGTGACGGAGATGCCGCAGGCGCATCCTTACATTGACGGTCTCTTTACATTGCGCGGCCGCGCCGTCCCGCTCGTAAATCTCCCGCGTGCGCTTGGCGTTTCGAGCGGACAGATGGAGGGGCGCTCACAGAACATCATTGTCACGGAAATCAACGGTTACGATATGGGGTTCCTTGTCGATAACGTATCCCGCATTCACCGCATTTCCTGGGAAAACATGGAGCCGGCTCCGGAAGTCAGCGATCATTCCCGCGTGGTCGGTCTTGTCAAGATGGAGGGCAAGATTGTCCTGCTGCTCGACTTTGAGACCATCATGGCGGAGATTAATCCGGAGATCAATCAGAAGCTCACCACCGTTGAAGAGTCGACGGAAGATGTCAAGAAGATGCGCTCCACGCAGCACGTCGTTGTAGCGGAGGATTCGCCGCTCCTGCGTGACCTTCTCGTCAATACGCTTCAGGAGAACGGATATACATTCATTCGTGACTTCGGCAACGGTGAAGATGCATGGAACTACCTCAAGGGGATTGCGGAGAAGACCCAGGGGAACAATGTCTTTGACAAGGTGCGTATCGTTATTTCCGATATCGAGATGCCGAAGATGGATGGGCACCGCCTCCTGAAGTTCATTCGAGAGGACAACCGTCTTCGTCCCGTGCCGGTCATCCTCTTCTCGTCGCTCATTTCTGAAGAAATGCGCCGCAAGGGCGAGGAGCTGGGCGCTTCCGGACAGATTTCCAAGCCGGAGATCAATCAGCTCATTCAGTTGATCGATAAGCTCATTTTCAACATCGAACCCGGGACGAAGGATGACGATGATTGATTTTTGAAGATGCAGATGGAGCCATCGTGAGATGGCTCCATTTTTGTGTAATGAAAAGCACTCTGATTGACGGACAAAGGATGTCTTCGGAGATATCTTCAGCGAAGCTTCTTCAGATAGTCGGCGACAGCGCTGCGGGCAGAC
This portion of the Selenomonas sp. TAMA-11512 genome encodes:
- the yqeK gene encoding bis(5'-nucleosyl)-tetraphosphatase (symmetrical) YqeK yields the protein MTAEEMKAELERRILKKRYLHSLGVMHTAVEIAERLGMPAEQVRTAALLHDCGREIAVENMVEEAEKRGIEVGEIERAMPLLLHAPLGSKIAEEVYGVQDPVILQAIALHTVGAASMTDLDKLIYFADMIEPMRKYPEVEELRRFGREALLDEMFFAGVSASIAFVIEKKGLLHPATVAARNALLLKR
- a CDS encoding LCP family protein, yielding MTSARENIKRKRKIKTQRRRLKLFRFFVFLLFLTITLSLFGVLSYFIYGVAHEAYQRFDAMYQGYQERRLERNQAVDEKFEGYTNILVIGLDEGADTSGVEATFADSLLFVSMDNATGNVRVINIPGNTLVPYPSGVTGRINGLYGIGGPPLLVQSVHQLLGVSVHHYIALSPSALAELVDILGGIDLYVEDEMDYEDPESGLSIHIQKGYQHVDGDTAQKYLRYRGTALGEVGRLYRQQRFVKAIYEQSFTVDTVSKIPDIVRLFDEKMKTSAEVFDTARLTKVVKSLNAHPPQTSLLPGAVNDYGWQPDAEAIAQKMKELFPEPVTEE
- the rsfS gene encoding ribosome silencing factor translates to MTLTAPEILSKKIAKAVSDKKASDIVIMDMKALTSATDYFVVASANTATQVRAIADHIEDELRKDDIDFLHKEGYREGEWVLLDYGDAVAHIFMQEAREFYAIERLWSDAPLTTYED
- a CDS encoding S1-like domain-containing RNA-binding protein, which codes for MSEMKKYGPSRVVTMRVSRVNEVGAFLDAETGSTSDDILLHASQQTSPVKEGDSVEVFLYLDPKRRLTASMRTPKLKEGQIARMKVMNVIRDGAFLDVGAERGIFLPFAGMRGRPQVGETVWAKLYTDKSGRLAVTMEVEDELRRSSKPAAGVKVGDKLHGSVYNINESGAFLFTDERYIVHIAHKEMPVRPKVGEEATVRITYIREDGRLNGSFREIKEKAILTDAENILKILKERGKMPYDDKTSPEIISRKFQISKAAFKRALGHLLKEGHIEMRDGWTYIKENRQERNSLG
- a CDS encoding chemotaxis protein codes for the protein MSEDNEKKGILLETGTNEFEIIEFNIGAVNYGINVAKVREVIKASDFPVTEMPQAHPYIDGLFTLRGRAVPLVNLPRALGVSSGQMEGRSQNIIVTEINGYDMGFLVDNVSRIHRISWENMEPAPEVSDHSRVVGLVKMEGKIVLLLDFETIMAEINPEINQKLTTVEESTEDVKKMRSTQHVVVAEDSPLLRDLLVNTLQENGYTFIRDFGNGEDAWNYLKGIAEKTQGNNVFDKVRIVISDIEMPKMDGHRLLKFIREDNRLRPVPVILFSSLISEEMRRKGEELGASGQISKPEINQLIQLIDKLIFNIEPGTKDDDD